A genomic window from Prochlorococcus sp. RS04 includes:
- the coaE gene encoding dephospho-CoA kinase (Dephospho-CoA kinase (CoaE) performs the final step in coenzyme A biosynthesis.) translates to MDILQKLKNNQRRIGLTGGIASGKTTITNYIRKHKNIPILDADHFSRELIKPNTYGYKKILDYFGSKIIDNKSNSEKEINRKLLRNIIFKHSASKEWIEKLLHPLIKERMIEECSQYKNNQTIVLVIPLLFEAKFEDICTEIWLVKCPKEIQKNRLIKRDQISDKEAYELINFQLSFEEKRKFSDIILDNSDDQNKWINTIKELL, encoded by the coding sequence ATGGATATTCTTCAAAAATTAAAAAACAACCAAAGAAGGATTGGTTTAACAGGAGGTATTGCAAGTGGGAAGACAACCATAACTAATTACATAAGAAAACATAAAAACATACCAATATTAGATGCAGATCATTTTTCAAGAGAATTAATCAAACCAAACACATATGGATATAAGAAAATTTTAGATTATTTTGGAAGTAAAATTATTGATAATAAAAGTAATTCAGAAAAGGAAATAAACAGAAAACTTTTAAGGAACATTATTTTTAAACATTCAGCAAGCAAGGAATGGATTGAAAAACTACTTCACCCCTTAATTAAAGAAAGAATGATAGAAGAATGCAGTCAATACAAAAATAATCAAACTATAGTATTGGTTATTCCATTATTGTTTGAAGCAAAATTTGAAGATATTTGCACTGAAATATGGTTAGTTAAATGTCCTAAAGAAATACAAAAAAACAGACTTATCAAAAGAGATCAAATTAGCGACAAAGAAGCCTATGAATTGATAAATTTTCAATTAAGTTTTGAAGAAAAAAGAAAATTCTCAGATATTATTTTAGACAATTCGGATGATCAAAATAAATGGATCAATACGATAAAAGAGCTTCTTTAA
- the argJ gene encoding bifunctional glutamate N-acetyltransferase/amino-acid acetyltransferase ArgJ produces the protein MSQLDSNWSFVDDSKVTPKGFLFAGISAGLKASNKKDLALILAPEGSIFSGMFTQSIVRASCVDICEERIKTTSGFVRAILINSGQANACTGNLGIQHFQIATGKIAELLGIKEEEVLMCSTGVIGVPIKINDLVKNLPNLVSDLKGNNFENAAEAILTTDLTLKKVSIESIIQGRKIKIAGFAKGSGMIYPNMATMLAFLTCDAGIQKEEWDKMIAIAVQKSFNAISVDGETSTNDSFVGINAGEKIEKRFFPIIQQGIDIVCQNLAKNIARDGEGANCLLEVLVQGAKNTDDAIMLAKSICNSALVKTAIHGCDPNWGRIISAAGNSGVKFNLNDVDLYIGNAQILEKGQLNKYDPQKVTDYIKSRMKGRYLVDDIVKIMINLNSGESKGKAWGCDLSKKYVEINSEYTT, from the coding sequence TTGAGCCAGTTAGATTCCAATTGGTCGTTTGTTGATGACAGTAAGGTAACACCCAAGGGGTTTCTTTTTGCTGGGATATCTGCTGGTTTAAAAGCTTCTAATAAAAAAGATTTAGCACTAATACTCGCTCCAGAAGGAAGTATTTTTAGTGGGATGTTTACCCAATCAATAGTTCGAGCTTCTTGTGTGGATATTTGTGAGGAAAGGATTAAAACAACTTCAGGCTTTGTAAGAGCAATACTAATTAATTCTGGTCAAGCAAATGCATGTACAGGAAATCTTGGCATTCAACATTTTCAAATTGCTACAGGAAAGATTGCGGAACTTTTAGGAATTAAAGAAGAAGAAGTTTTAATGTGCTCAACTGGTGTAATTGGTGTTCCAATAAAAATAAATGATTTAGTAAAAAATTTACCGAATTTAGTAAGTGATTTAAAGGGTAATAATTTTGAAAATGCAGCAGAAGCAATTTTAACTACTGATTTGACTTTGAAAAAAGTGTCAATAGAGTCGATTATTCAAGGTAGAAAAATAAAAATAGCAGGATTTGCAAAAGGTTCAGGAATGATTTACCCCAACATGGCTACAATGCTTGCTTTTCTAACCTGTGATGCGGGTATTCAAAAAGAAGAATGGGACAAAATGATTGCTATTGCGGTTCAAAAATCATTTAATGCAATATCAGTTGATGGAGAGACAAGTACAAATGATTCTTTTGTTGGAATAAATGCAGGAGAGAAAATTGAAAAAAGGTTTTTTCCAATTATCCAACAAGGGATTGATATTGTATGTCAGAACTTGGCAAAAAATATTGCAAGGGATGGAGAGGGAGCAAATTGTTTATTAGAAGTTTTGGTACAGGGAGCAAAAAATACAGATGATGCAATTATGCTCGCGAAATCTATTTGTAATTCTGCCTTGGTAAAAACTGCAATACATGGTTGTGATCCAAATTGGGGACGAATCATTTCTGCTGCAGGTAATTCTGGAGTTAAATTTAATTTAAATGACGTTGACTTGTATATAGGAAACGCCCAAATTTTGGAAAAAGGCCAGTTAAATAAATATGATCCACAAAAAGTCACAGACTATATTAAGTCCAGAATGAAAGGTAGATATTTGGTAGATGATATTGTAAAAATTATGATTAATCTAAATTCTGGCGAATCGAAAGGCAAAGCTTGGGGGTGCGATCTTTCTAAAAAATATGTTGAAATAAACAGCGAATATACTACTTAA
- a CDS encoding PRC-barrel domain-containing protein — protein sequence MSLSNTSANKNLPNSVPSERLWLRSELMGTQVITTDTGRRLGVVGEVIVDIDRREVVALGLRDNPLTRFLPGLPKWMPLESIKQVGDVILVDSLDSLSENFSPERYGKVINCQVITESGQLLGRVLGFSFDIETGDLISLVMGAVGVPLLGEGVLSTWEIPVEEIVSSGTDRIIVYEGAEEKLKQLSSGLLEKLGVGGSSWDEREVNGYSANLVPVENQLLSGSESEQQNNLVEEYEEVVEQDDYEDDYEDELEYVEIKGSAEEINNRKKLYMENDDSDQMENQKSFNQIDEKNNIDFKQKKQSTTNLASKRTIQNATETLDIEPLDEQNLVQDNNKSEKFEIDDPW from the coding sequence ATGAGCTTGTCTAACACATCTGCTAATAAGAATCTGCCTAACTCAGTTCCTAGCGAACGTTTATGGTTAAGGTCAGAATTAATGGGAACACAAGTAATAACTACTGATACTGGGAGGCGGCTAGGCGTAGTTGGCGAAGTTATTGTTGATATCGATAGAAGAGAGGTTGTTGCTTTGGGACTAAGAGATAATCCACTTACAAGATTTTTACCAGGTTTGCCAAAATGGATGCCTTTAGAAAGTATAAAGCAAGTTGGAGATGTCATATTAGTTGACTCCTTAGATTCTTTGAGTGAGAATTTTTCTCCAGAAAGATATGGAAAGGTAATTAATTGTCAAGTGATTACAGAATCTGGACAACTTTTAGGAAGAGTTCTGGGCTTTTCTTTTGATATTGAGACTGGGGATTTGATATCTCTTGTTATGGGTGCTGTTGGTGTTCCTCTTTTAGGTGAGGGAGTCTTAAGTACTTGGGAAATACCTGTTGAGGAAATTGTAAGTAGTGGTACCGATAGGATTATTGTTTATGAAGGTGCGGAAGAGAAATTGAAGCAGCTTAGTAGTGGATTACTTGAGAAACTTGGAGTTGGGGGTTCTTCCTGGGATGAAAGGGAAGTAAATGGATACTCAGCAAATCTTGTACCTGTTGAGAATCAGTTACTTTCAGGTTCTGAATCGGAACAGCAAAATAATTTGGTCGAGGAATATGAAGAAGTTGTTGAACAAGATGATTATGAAGATGATTATGAAGATGAACTTGAATATGTTGAAATAAAGGGTTCAGCAGAGGAAATAAATAACAGAAAAAAGCTATACATGGAGAATGATGATTCTGATCAGATGGAGAATCAAAAGAGTTTTAATCAAATAGATGAAAAAAACAACATTGATTTTAAGCAAAAAAAACAATCAACTACTAATTTAGCTTCGAAAAGAACAATTCAAAATGCAACTGAAACTTTAGATATTGAGCCACTAGATGAACAAAATTTAGTTCAAGATAATAATAAATCAGAAAAGTTTGAAATTGATGATCCTTGGTAG
- a CDS encoding nucleotide-binding protein: protein MFITVCGQKGGVAKTCTSIHLASVWHSEGKKVCIVDADKNRSALAYASRGNLPFPVFPVNSAAKASRSSEIVITDGQASSDQEELKHLAYGSDLVILPTTAKARSVELTVELANLLSNLKVNHAVVIVKVDFRQQKAAQQAKAALENFGLYVFDTFIPLLSAFDKAEASGNAVFEAVDDLGRSDPRRMTGWSAYCSIASQIPCLISKPSSDTNNLNNQQPISA, encoded by the coding sequence TTGTTCATTACCGTTTGCGGACAAAAAGGGGGGGTGGCCAAAACCTGCACAAGTATTCACCTTGCAAGCGTTTGGCATTCTGAAGGTAAAAAAGTTTGCATAGTCGATGCCGACAAGAATAGATCTGCTTTAGCATACGCATCAAGAGGCAATCTTCCATTTCCAGTTTTCCCCGTCAATTCAGCTGCTAAAGCATCAAGATCATCAGAAATTGTAATAACTGATGGCCAAGCTAGCAGTGATCAAGAAGAACTTAAACACTTAGCATATGGTTCAGATTTAGTTATCTTACCTACAACTGCAAAAGCAAGATCAGTAGAATTAACTGTTGAACTAGCTAATTTATTAAGCAACTTAAAAGTTAACCATGCTGTAGTAATAGTAAAAGTTGATTTTAGACAACAAAAAGCAGCGCAACAAGCCAAAGCAGCTCTAGAAAATTTTGGTTTATATGTTTTTGACACTTTTATACCCTTACTCTCAGCATTTGATAAAGCAGAAGCCTCTGGCAATGCTGTATTTGAAGCTGTAGACGATTTAGGCAGATCAGATCCTCGTCGAATGACGGGCTGGTCTGCTTATTGTTCAATTGCCTCACAAATTCCATGCCTGATTTCGAAGCCCTCATCCGACACCAACAACTTAAACAACCAACAACCAATAAGCGCTTAA
- the smc gene encoding chromosome segregation protein SMC, whose translation MRLVHINQVEFENFKSFGGNVKIPLEEGFTVVTGPNGSGKSNILDGILFCLGLANSRGMRAERLPDLINNSKVKEGKSSETSVSVKFNIQDWSPREDLPPLELEEEEIALNKGQKEWVVSRKLRLMPGGSYASTYTSDGKQCTLQQIQRILRDISVDPEGSNVVMQGDVTRIVSMNNKERRNLIDELAGVALFDTRIEQTNAKLNDVFERQERCEILENELQSSKNKLEKECEKAKRYKELKAKLLQIIELEKVLIFEKQVKHVESIEKKESEIEKNKILFNKEKESISKEISVLEDALKILVDELKEKGEDKLIKVNSDIGSINSSLRELDRISSLNKEEGIKLQKQRDEIAISKRNIESEKMRQENFDDNFLNQLNLQIDDLTLKHKLSRKKLSDAAGESGEFSKQSIKLNAELESIKNQINPLEIKKRKIEEETIQNNIQKDEILSQIESLDLEKQKLFQGNQRKKETSDTKNKNLASNSAEINSLKNEIDLLIKTKSRLNNEQLRLEKDLSRFESRKEALNESRGSYALRILLEAGLEGIHGYVAQLGEVSEKNRYALEIAAGNRLGQIVVDNDHIAAKAIEILKKKKAGRLTFLPLNRIKSQKKNYAISRFENNRENGFIDKAINLITFDEVYSDVFRYVFGDTLVFSDLSSARLSIQKNRLVTLSGELLEASGAITGGSKLNKDLAYRFGINNDIDDSTPIKERLLVIEEALKESNNDLILKNNRLNILNSNRSQIIEDCASFNKEIEVNQDSLKVVSQRIEDCKSRLNKLDTANNLLVNELGHLKNQLKPYHDKFDQLQTIQKVNYEKNQKSSLIAFNDDFNNLDKKLELLIKERNTLLDKKNQFALNKERINNSLKITLLQEKNLQESIKQLAIAHSEWIEKRDQFKKELSDLDNQKNSLEKNLGLLRRKRDELNSSISNKRQEYNNYLLKLEYLERDMHSLKEEMRSEKIKLENYKKDLPNPSPEFGEYEGKSLESLQSEISIINSKLESLEPVNMLALDELEELIERLNGLREKLEILSNERSELLLRIETVSTMRQEAFMQAFTEVDKHFREIFANLSDGDGFLQLENPNSPLEGGLTLVAHPKGKNVRRLASMSGGEKSLTALSFLFALQKYKPSPFYALDEVDSFLDGINVERLSKLISNQSSNAQFIVVSHRRPMISASERTIGVAQARGAYTQVLGLPNAA comes from the coding sequence TTGAGATTGGTACATATCAATCAGGTCGAGTTTGAAAATTTTAAATCTTTTGGGGGAAATGTAAAAATTCCTCTTGAAGAAGGCTTCACAGTGGTTACAGGACCTAACGGTTCTGGGAAAAGTAATATTTTAGATGGAATTTTATTCTGTTTAGGTCTAGCTAATAGTAGAGGTATGAGGGCTGAAAGATTACCAGATCTAATAAATAACTCCAAAGTTAAAGAGGGTAAGTCATCAGAAACATCTGTATCAGTAAAATTTAATATTCAAGATTGGTCTCCTAGAGAGGACCTTCCGCCTTTGGAACTAGAAGAAGAAGAAATTGCCCTTAATAAAGGTCAAAAAGAATGGGTAGTTTCTAGAAAATTAAGGCTTATGCCAGGTGGCTCTTATGCTTCTACTTATACTTCTGATGGCAAACAATGTACCTTGCAACAAATACAGAGAATATTAAGAGATATTAGTGTTGATCCTGAGGGCAGCAATGTTGTTATGCAGGGTGATGTAACAAGAATAGTATCAATGAATAATAAGGAGAGGAGAAATCTTATTGATGAATTAGCAGGAGTCGCACTTTTTGATACAAGAATAGAACAAACTAATGCAAAATTAAATGACGTTTTTGAAAGACAAGAAAGATGTGAAATTTTAGAAAATGAATTGCAATCTAGTAAAAATAAGCTTGAAAAAGAATGTGAAAAAGCAAAGCGATATAAAGAGTTAAAGGCAAAACTATTACAAATAATAGAATTAGAGAAAGTTCTTATTTTTGAAAAACAAGTTAAGCATGTTGAATCTATAGAAAAAAAAGAAAGTGAAATTGAAAAAAATAAAATCTTGTTTAATAAAGAAAAAGAATCTATTAGTAAAGAAATATCAGTTTTAGAAGATGCTTTGAAAATACTTGTTGATGAGCTTAAGGAGAAAGGAGAGGATAAATTGATAAAAGTTAATTCTGATATTGGAAGTATTAATTCTAGCTTGAGAGAACTTGATAGGATATCAAGTCTGAATAAAGAAGAAGGTATTAAATTACAAAAACAGAGAGATGAAATTGCAATTTCTAAGAGGAATATCGAGTCAGAAAAGATGAGACAAGAAAATTTCGATGATAATTTTTTAAATCAATTGAACTTGCAAATTGATGATCTCACTTTAAAACACAAACTATCAAGAAAAAAACTTTCTGATGCGGCTGGAGAATCTGGAGAATTCTCAAAACAAAGTATCAAATTAAATGCTGAGCTTGAAAGTATAAAAAATCAAATTAATCCTTTGGAAATAAAAAAAAGGAAAATTGAAGAAGAAACCATTCAAAATAATATTCAAAAAGATGAGATATTGTCACAGATCGAATCCTTAGACTTAGAAAAGCAGAAACTTTTCCAGGGAAATCAAAGAAAAAAAGAGACATCCGATACAAAGAATAAAAACTTGGCAAGTAATAGCGCAGAAATTAATTCTTTAAAAAATGAAATCGATTTATTAATTAAAACTAAATCAAGGCTAAATAACGAGCAATTAAGGCTTGAAAAGGATTTATCTAGATTTGAAAGCAGGAAGGAAGCTTTAAACGAATCTAGAGGTTCATATGCTCTCAGAATTCTCTTAGAGGCAGGGTTAGAGGGTATACATGGTTATGTAGCTCAACTTGGAGAGGTCAGCGAGAAAAATAGATATGCATTAGAAATTGCTGCTGGAAATAGGTTAGGACAAATTGTTGTTGATAATGATCATATTGCTGCAAAAGCAATTGAAATTCTTAAAAAGAAGAAAGCGGGAAGATTAACTTTTTTGCCTTTAAATAGAATTAAAAGTCAAAAAAAGAATTATGCGATTTCAAGATTTGAAAATAACAGGGAGAATGGATTTATTGATAAAGCTATTAATCTAATTACTTTTGATGAAGTTTATTCGGATGTTTTTCGATATGTTTTTGGAGATACTTTGGTTTTTTCAGACTTATCCTCAGCAAGGTTATCTATACAAAAAAATAGGTTGGTTACCTTAAGTGGTGAATTATTAGAAGCAAGTGGTGCTATTACAGGAGGCAGTAAGTTAAATAAAGATTTGGCTTACAGGTTTGGAATTAATAATGATATTGATGATTCCACTCCTATTAAAGAAAGATTATTAGTTATCGAAGAAGCTTTAAAAGAGTCAAATAATGATTTGATACTAAAAAATAATAGACTTAATATATTAAATTCTAACCGCAGTCAAATAATTGAGGATTGCGCCTCATTTAATAAAGAAATTGAAGTAAATCAAGATTCTCTTAAAGTTGTCTCGCAAAGAATTGAGGATTGTAAATCGAGATTAAATAAACTTGATACTGCTAATAATTTATTAGTTAACGAGTTAGGTCATTTAAAAAATCAATTAAAGCCTTATCACGATAAGTTTGATCAACTGCAAACCATTCAAAAGGTAAATTATGAAAAAAATCAAAAATCATCATTAATAGCTTTTAATGACGATTTTAATAATCTTGATAAAAAACTTGAATTACTTATTAAAGAGAGAAATACATTACTAGATAAAAAGAATCAATTTGCTTTAAATAAAGAGCGAATTAATAATTCATTAAAAATTACTTTACTACAAGAAAAAAACTTGCAGGAATCTATTAAACAACTCGCAATTGCTCATAGTGAATGGATAGAAAAAAGGGATCAATTTAAAAAAGAACTTTCAGATCTCGATAATCAAAAAAATTCTCTAGAGAAGAATTTAGGTTTATTGAGAAGGAAAAGAGATGAATTAAACTCTTCAATTTCAAATAAAAGGCAAGAATATAATAACTATCTGTTAAAGCTTGAATATCTTGAAAGGGATATGCATTCCCTTAAAGAAGAGATGAGGAGCGAGAAAATAAAATTAGAAAATTATAAAAAAGATCTACCTAATCCTTCCCCGGAGTTCGGAGAATATGAAGGGAAGAGTCTTGAATCTTTGCAATCAGAAATTTCGATTATAAATTCAAAACTAGAAAGCTTAGAACCTGTCAATATGTTAGCTCTTGATGAACTAGAAGAATTAATTGAGAGATTAAATGGTTTGCGAGAAAAATTAGAAATTCTATCTAATGAAAGATCTGAATTATTGCTGAGAATAGAAACTGTATCTACGATGCGTCAAGAAGCTTTTATGCAAGCATTTACTGAAGTTGATAAACATTTTAGAGAAATTTTTGCAAATTTATCTGATGGAGATGGATTTCTTCAACTTGAAAATCCTAATTCTCCTTTAGAAGGAGGATTAACTTTAGTGGCTCATCCCAAGGGAAAAAATGTCAGAAGATTAGCATCTATGTCAGGTGGTGAAAAATCGTTAACTGCTCTAAGTTTTTTATTTGCTTTGCAAAAGTATAAGCCTTCACCTTTTTATGCATTAGATGAGGTTGATAGTTTTTTAGATGGTATTAATGTAGAAAGGTTGTCAAAACTAATATCAAATCAGTCATCAAATGCTCAATTTATAGTCGTAAGTCATAGAAGGCCTATGATTAGTGCATCTGAACGAACAATCGGTGTTGCGCAAGCAAGAGGTGCTTATACTCAAGTTCTTGGGTTACCAAATGCTGCATAA
- a CDS encoding THUMP domain-containing class I SAM-dependent RNA methyltransferase, whose product MNVVASSPEGLEKSLAEEISNLGGFNINTYKRFINFECDFETFYRVHFYSRLAFRFYREIASFNCYDKQSLYAGVRDSFDWLNWLHFDKTFNVQVTGRTSSLSHTHFTALEVKNSITDLQKAVWNKRSNISLANPDFIIHLHLNNNKAILSLQSSVESLHKRGYRPAIGNAPLKENLASGLINMTQWNGKVPLIDFMCGSGTFLIEAVNQYLGVPINIDQVYLFENWLDFRKDIYLNEKNKAKNKIINYEKLPTIIGCEINQKVFEQANVNISLAGLENYIELINNDFLALQLSCTPGIIICNPPYGKKLGDENELIYLYEQMGIFLKNNFSGWEFWLLSGNPKLTKYLKMKSSLKIPVSNGGIDCRWIKYLIR is encoded by the coding sequence ATGAATGTAGTGGCATCATCTCCGGAGGGACTAGAGAAATCTTTAGCAGAAGAAATTTCAAATTTAGGCGGCTTTAATATTAATACTTATAAAAGATTTATTAATTTTGAATGTGATTTTGAAACTTTTTATAGAGTTCATTTCTATTCCAGATTAGCTTTTCGTTTTTATAGAGAAATTGCAAGTTTTAATTGCTATGACAAGCAATCTTTATATGCGGGGGTTAGAGATTCATTTGATTGGTTAAATTGGTTGCACTTTGATAAAACGTTTAATGTTCAAGTGACTGGGAGAACATCTTCTTTAAGTCATACTCATTTCACTGCTCTTGAAGTAAAAAATTCTATAACTGATTTGCAAAAGGCAGTTTGGAATAAAAGATCAAATATTTCTCTAGCTAATCCTGATTTTATTATTCATCTGCATTTAAATAATAATAAAGCAATTCTCAGTCTTCAAAGCAGCGTTGAAAGCTTACACAAAAGAGGCTATAGACCCGCAATTGGAAATGCTCCATTAAAAGAAAATTTAGCTTCTGGATTGATAAATATGACTCAATGGAATGGCAAAGTTCCATTAATAGATTTTATGTGCGGCTCGGGAACTTTTTTAATTGAGGCAGTCAACCAATACCTTGGAGTTCCCATAAATATTGATCAAGTATATCTTTTTGAGAATTGGTTGGACTTTAGAAAAGATATTTATCTTAATGAAAAAAATAAGGCAAAAAATAAAATTATAAATTATGAAAAATTGCCAACAATAATAGGATGTGAAATTAATCAAAAGGTTTTTGAGCAGGCGAATGTAAACATATCATTAGCTGGACTAGAAAATTATATTGAGCTTATAAATAATGATTTTTTAGCACTCCAATTAAGTTGCACACCTGGGATAATCATATGTAATCCTCCATACGGCAAAAAATTAGGCGATGAAAATGAATTGATTTATTTATATGAACAAATGGGAATCTTCCTAAAGAATAATTTTTCAGGTTGGGAATTTTGGCTGCTAAGTGGAAATCCAAAACTAACAAAATATTTGAAAATGAAATCTTCATTGAAAATTCCTGTTAGTAATGGGGGAATAGATTGTAGATGGATAAAGTATTTAATAAGGTAA
- a CDS encoding phage holin family protein, producing MEKPKNKNFANTASRISAIASSVMDLHVRIALQEVDREKRRLISGGIFLAIGSTLLLLVLICIHIIFYLFLTKYNNWNIEYNLLLIILIDLFLAGLSLKLGGKLAKGPYLPQTLEGLGKTTKAVLGKK from the coding sequence ATGGAAAAACCAAAAAATAAAAACTTTGCAAATACCGCCTCCAGAATTTCAGCGATTGCAAGTTCAGTTATGGATTTGCATGTAAGAATAGCTCTTCAAGAAGTAGATAGAGAAAAAAGAAGATTAATTAGTGGTGGAATATTTTTGGCAATTGGCAGCACATTATTATTATTAGTACTAATTTGCATCCATATTATTTTCTACCTTTTTCTAACAAAATATAATAACTGGAATATTGAATATAATTTATTACTCATAATATTAATCGATTTATTTCTTGCAGGCTTAAGTTTAAAACTTGGAGGAAAATTAGCCAAAGGACCATATCTTCCTCAAACATTAGAGGGTTTAGGCAAGACAACAAAAGCCGTTTTAGGCAAAAAATAA
- a CDS encoding aldo/keto reductase, producing the protein MKKRIGLGTWSWGNKLFWNYQSTNDDDLRETYNEALRRGFDLIDTADSYGTGNLQGRSELLIGKFLLNTPSAKKKTIQVATKLAPYPWRIGNRGFNKPFLKSLERLNNKLDIVQLHWSTAKYNPWQELGLLNNLCDLKDEGFDFQIGLSNIGPKRLMKLINFLAKRDQHLKSVQIQFSLLAPDLGKQYQVKKICDENNIDFFAYSPLSFGILCIDPDKEENKEKSFIRNSLFENYKKPTYELRKCLKRIAHQRSVSQAQVAINWCCYQGTIPLVGMRKKSQVIDVSNVFNWNLKKNEFKVLQEVSKKCLKKMPKNPFSSN; encoded by the coding sequence GTGAAGAAAAGAATTGGATTAGGTACGTGGTCTTGGGGAAATAAGCTTTTCTGGAATTACCAATCTACAAATGACGATGATTTACGTGAGACATATAATGAAGCGTTACGAAGAGGTTTCGATCTAATTGATACTGCAGATTCTTACGGTACAGGGAATCTTCAGGGCAGAAGTGAATTGTTGATAGGAAAATTTTTACTAAATACTCCTTCAGCAAAGAAAAAAACAATTCAAGTAGCAACCAAACTTGCACCTTATCCCTGGAGAATAGGTAACAGAGGCTTCAATAAACCTTTTTTGAAAAGTTTAGAGAGACTTAATAACAAATTAGATATAGTGCAATTACATTGGTCAACTGCAAAATACAATCCTTGGCAGGAATTAGGGCTGTTGAATAATCTTTGCGATTTAAAAGATGAAGGCTTTGATTTTCAAATAGGTTTATCAAATATAGGCCCTAAAAGATTGATGAAATTAATTAATTTCTTAGCAAAAAGAGATCAGCACCTAAAGAGTGTTCAAATACAGTTCTCTTTGCTTGCTCCCGATTTAGGAAAACAATATCAGGTAAAAAAAATTTGCGACGAAAATAATATTGATTTCTTTGCTTATAGTCCTTTGTCCTTTGGAATACTTTGTATTGATCCAGATAAAGAGGAAAACAAAGAAAAAAGTTTTATTCGTAATTCCTTATTTGAAAACTATAAAAAACCAACATATGAATTGCGGAAGTGTCTAAAAAGAATTGCGCATCAAAGATCAGTTTCCCAAGCGCAAGTAGCAATTAATTGGTGTTGTTATCAAGGAACTATTCCACTAGTTGGAATGCGAAAAAAATCTCAAGTTATAGATGTATCTAATGTATTTAATTGGAATTTAAAAAAGAATGAATTTAAAGTACTTCAGGAAGTTTCAAAAAAATGTTTAAAAAAAATGCCGAAAAATCCTTTTTCGAGTAATTAA
- a CDS encoding DUF883 C-terminal domain-containing protein — protein METYHPPKEVEDKEDNSNLPEREVLSEKWLLEKIDSLIPLIKEKWPNIAQQTLEATKGSIDDLVEVIANHSGTSAIRIKSQLFEIIDSIRENNWEISEKIEPIESQLEELLEELNDTLRPKIESPIRKKPLLSIAIAAGIGLLIGTLLNSGRK, from the coding sequence ATGGAGACTTACCATCCTCCCAAAGAAGTAGAAGATAAAGAAGATAACTCTAATCTTCCTGAAAGAGAAGTTCTCTCGGAAAAATGGTTACTCGAAAAAATTGACAGTTTAATACCTTTAATAAAAGAAAAATGGCCAAACATTGCACAACAAACCCTTGAAGCCACAAAAGGGAGTATTGACGATTTAGTTGAAGTAATAGCAAACCATAGTGGAACCTCAGCGATTAGAATAAAAAGCCAACTATTTGAAATAATTGATTCAATAAGAGAAAACAATTGGGAAATATCAGAAAAAATTGAGCCTATAGAAAGTCAATTAGAAGAATTATTAGAAGAACTTAACGATACACTTAGACCAAAAATAGAAAGTCCTATAAGAAAAAAACCATTATTATCTATTGCTATTGCAGCTGGTATTGGTTTACTAATAGGAACGCTCCTAAACAGTGGTAGAAAATAA